In Streptomyces sp. RFCAC02, the following proteins share a genomic window:
- a CDS encoding helix-turn-helix transcriptional regulator, with product MGIGDRIRKRREELGWTQEKVAKETCRAAGVAANTLGRQEIYRYEKGKRTPREWLPAIAEALGLEQEELTAPEELPGIDVSGIWLSRYTYSSTRKGEVSREHFVVVQQQGSRISMESLPLSNDSPVSLDLTVKGPVITGNWVEQTAVDGYYQGAVYHGAIQMLADLTGRRLAGKWVGFTRDFTVDTGPWEMTFQERSTSPSTRQQYDRPPGA from the coding sequence ATGGGCATCGGTGACCGTATCCGCAAGCGGCGGGAAGAACTCGGCTGGACTCAGGAGAAGGTGGCCAAGGAGACCTGCCGCGCCGCAGGAGTGGCCGCCAACACGCTGGGGCGTCAGGAGATCTACCGCTATGAAAAGGGGAAACGGACTCCCCGCGAATGGCTTCCGGCCATAGCCGAGGCGCTTGGCCTGGAGCAGGAGGAACTCACCGCCCCGGAAGAACTCCCGGGCATCGACGTATCCGGTATTTGGTTGAGCAGGTATACCTATTCGAGCACCCGGAAGGGCGAAGTCAGCCGGGAACACTTCGTCGTCGTCCAGCAACAGGGATCCCGCATCAGCATGGAGAGTCTGCCCCTGTCGAACGACTCCCCGGTCTCTCTCGATCTCACGGTGAAAGGCCCTGTGATCACGGGTAACTGGGTCGAACAGACGGCAGTGGACGGCTACTACCAGGGAGCCGTGTATCACGGGGCGATCCAGATGCTGGCAGACCTGACCGGACGCAGGCTGGCGGGCAAGTGGGTGGGTTTCACGAGGGATTTCACAGTGGACACCGGCCCGTGGGAGATGACCTTCCAGGAAAGATCCACCAGTCCGTCGACGCGTCAGCAGTACGACCGGCCGCCCGGCGCATGA
- a CDS encoding diadenosine tetraphosphate hydrolase: MTGDWRKDRIGSALRGENPTVLRRLGAGFAVVGDVQFLPGYSVLLADDPAVGRLSELPRRRRSAFLADMDRLGEAVERACGRLDPAFRRVNLEILGNTDPFLHVHVWPRYAWEPGGLAGGPVWLYPRERWSDERYALGRRHDALRGAIGEELDRLAG, from the coding sequence GTGACGGGTGACTGGCGGAAGGACCGGATCGGCAGCGCGCTCCGGGGTGAGAATCCGACGGTGCTGCGGCGGCTCGGGGCCGGCTTCGCGGTGGTCGGGGACGTTCAATTCCTGCCCGGATATTCGGTGCTGCTGGCCGATGACCCCGCTGTCGGGCGACTGTCGGAGCTGCCCCGGCGCAGGCGGTCGGCCTTCCTGGCCGACATGGACCGGCTCGGGGAGGCCGTCGAACGCGCCTGCGGCCGGCTGGATCCGGCCTTCCGGCGGGTCAACCTCGAAATCCTCGGGAACACCGACCCGTTCCTGCACGTGCATGTGTGGCCGCGGTACGCATGGGAGCCCGGCGGACTCGCGGGCGGACCCGTGTGGCTGTACCCGCGTGAGCGGTGGAGCGACGAACGGTACGCGCTCGGCCGGCGGCACGACGCGCTGCGCGGGGCGATCGGCGAGGAGCTGGACCGCCTCGCGGGCTGA